One window of the Arthrobacter sp. D5-1 genome contains the following:
- a CDS encoding dihydrofolate reductase family protein, translating to MGLLTFSINVTLDGCVDHQEGIADDETHAHFTRLLDQSGAMLWGRTTYEMMEVYWPLVARGEVEAPPALREWAITLEGKPKYVVSTTRSDFPWTNSHRLVGQLGTAVQELKDRTPKGVLVGSGKLATELDRLGLIDEYKFLIHPMITGHGPTLYQGGLPSTRHLELISAEPLSNGAVAMHYRRAE from the coding sequence ATGGGCCTTCTAACGTTCAGCATCAACGTCACGCTCGATGGTTGCGTGGACCATCAGGAGGGCATCGCCGACGACGAGACGCACGCCCACTTCACGCGTCTCCTGGATCAGAGCGGCGCAATGCTCTGGGGCCGGACTACCTACGAAATGATGGAGGTTTACTGGCCCTTGGTTGCCCGTGGCGAAGTAGAAGCGCCGCCAGCCCTACGCGAGTGGGCGATCACCTTGGAGGGAAAACCCAAGTACGTCGTTTCCACAACGCGTAGCGACTTCCCCTGGACCAACAGTCATCGGCTGGTTGGCCAACTGGGTACGGCCGTTCAGGAGCTTAAGGACAGGACTCCCAAAGGGGTGCTTGTTGGCAGCGGGAAACTAGCAACAGAGTTGGACCGATTGGGCCTGATCGACGAGTACAAATTCCTCATCCACCCCATGATCACAGGCCACGGACCCACCCTTTACCAAGGCGGACTGCCCAGCACCCGGCATCTTGAGCTGATCTCAGCAGAGCCGCTCAGTAACGGAGCGGTGGCGATGCATTATCGCCGGGCTGAATGA
- a CDS encoding DUF305 domain-containing protein translates to MNRTHFTVTGAALATLLALAGCASNPGSGSMPGMDHGSSGTSISPSANSSDAGHNAADTMFAQMMIPHHSQAVEMSDVMLAKADIPASITNLAVKIKDAQAPEIEKMTGWLNSWNMPVMGSSGHGGHGMDGMLSEADLQKLRDAQGVEAAKLFLTQMIAHHEGAVTMAKTEIAQGKNPEAVQLGKDIVTAQEAEIREMRDLLTGL, encoded by the coding sequence ATGAACAGAACTCACTTCACTGTGACCGGAGCGGCTCTCGCAACTCTGCTTGCCCTGGCTGGTTGCGCTTCCAACCCCGGCTCCGGTTCCATGCCGGGCATGGACCATGGAAGTTCCGGCACCTCCATCAGCCCCTCTGCGAACAGCAGCGACGCCGGGCACAACGCCGCAGACACCATGTTCGCCCAGATGATGATCCCCCATCACTCCCAAGCGGTGGAGATGTCCGACGTCATGCTGGCAAAGGCTGACATCCCGGCCTCGATTACCAACTTGGCCGTGAAGATCAAAGACGCGCAGGCACCCGAAATAGAGAAGATGACGGGCTGGCTGAACAGCTGGAACATGCCTGTCATGGGATCCTCGGGGCATGGCGGCCACGGCATGGACGGCATGCTGAGCGAGGCGGACCTGCAGAAGCTTAGGGATGCCCAGGGTGTTGAAGCGGCCAAGCTCTTCCTCACGCAGATGATCGCGCATCACGAAGGTGCTGTGACCATGGCCAAAACCGAGATAGCCCAGGGCAAGAACCCGGAGGCTGTCCAGCTAGGCAAGGACATCGTCACGGCGCAGGAAGCAGAGATTCGGGAAATGCGGGATCTGCTGACCGGACTCTAA
- a CDS encoding ABC transporter permease — MPSNPITTEERTLPVTDSKEHITSPSLKGNASELRDLEAGLDNLQSDSGRKAGIEWKRVLLPVAALVVLILAWQFYVSLGFKRRDLVPGPLDVLTQFVTMWGEGKVQEAVWTSLQRGVIGFLISVVIATPVGLILAQVAPLRRAFGPLISGLQVLPSVAWVPAAIIWFGLTDATVYFVVFMGAIPSIINGLISGVDQIPPQYRSVGTVLGANRLQMALQIVLPAALPGYIGGLKQGWAFSWRSLMAAEIIAVGGTIGFGLGSLLDQGRLLSDMTIVMSAILLILFVGILIELLVFGPIEKRLLQRRGLLAGSSR, encoded by the coding sequence ATGCCAAGTAACCCCATCACCACCGAAGAGCGGACCCTTCCCGTGACAGATTCCAAAGAGCACATCACTTCGCCGTCGCTGAAGGGCAACGCCTCGGAACTCAGGGACCTCGAAGCCGGTCTGGACAACCTCCAGTCCGACAGTGGGCGCAAGGCCGGCATCGAATGGAAGCGCGTGCTGCTGCCCGTCGCTGCACTTGTGGTGCTTATCCTCGCGTGGCAGTTCTATGTCTCCCTTGGATTCAAACGGCGCGACCTCGTTCCCGGGCCCCTTGACGTCCTCACCCAGTTCGTGACGATGTGGGGCGAAGGCAAAGTCCAGGAAGCGGTGTGGACTTCGCTGCAGCGTGGTGTGATCGGCTTCCTGATCTCCGTGGTCATCGCTACTCCCGTGGGGTTGATCCTGGCTCAGGTAGCTCCCTTGCGCCGTGCGTTCGGGCCTCTGATCTCCGGGTTGCAGGTTTTGCCGTCCGTGGCATGGGTTCCCGCTGCGATCATCTGGTTCGGCCTGACCGACGCCACCGTCTACTTCGTGGTGTTCATGGGCGCTATTCCGTCCATCATCAACGGGCTCATCTCCGGTGTGGACCAGATCCCGCCGCAGTACCGCAGCGTGGGCACAGTCCTTGGCGCGAACCGGCTCCAGATGGCCTTGCAGATTGTCCTGCCCGCCGCGCTTCCCGGGTACATCGGTGGGCTGAAGCAGGGCTGGGCTTTCTCCTGGCGCTCCCTCATGGCCGCCGAAATCATCGCAGTGGGCGGCACCATCGGCTTCGGGCTGGGCTCACTGCTGGATCAGGGTCGACTGCTCTCCGATATGACCATTGTGATGTCCGCGATCCTGCTGATCCTGTTCGTAGGCATCCTGATCGAGCTCCTGGTGTTCGGGCCGATCGAGAAGCGACTGCTGCAGCGCCGGGGTTTGCTGGCGGGCAGCAGCCGCTAA
- a CDS encoding ABC transporter ATP-binding protein — protein sequence MPVVLENLGKRFGDGAPVLDDVNATIAQGEFVALLGASGCGKSTLLNIMAGLEPPTSGALEVPSDGAAFMFQDAALFPWLTARGNIELALQLADKSSTKASRRERATELLELVHLGGAGDKRPHELSGGMRQRVALARSLAQDRQLLLMDEPFAALDAITRDLLHDELERIWKETGRTIVFVTHNVREAVRLGQRVLLLSSRPGRVVAEWDVTEEHRTDAGRAGELTGVITRRLREEIRRHAK from the coding sequence ATGCCAGTCGTACTCGAGAACCTGGGCAAGCGCTTCGGCGACGGCGCCCCGGTGCTGGACGACGTCAACGCCACCATCGCTCAAGGCGAGTTCGTCGCCCTCCTCGGTGCGTCCGGCTGCGGTAAGTCCACCTTGCTGAACATCATGGCGGGACTGGAACCGCCGACGTCGGGCGCTCTTGAAGTACCCAGCGACGGCGCTGCCTTCATGTTCCAGGACGCGGCCCTGTTCCCGTGGCTGACGGCACGCGGCAACATTGAGTTGGCGTTGCAGCTGGCTGACAAGTCCAGCACCAAGGCGAGCCGGCGCGAACGCGCTACCGAACTGTTGGAACTGGTCCACCTTGGTGGCGCCGGCGACAAGCGCCCGCACGAATTGTCCGGCGGCATGAGGCAGCGCGTTGCGTTGGCCCGTTCACTGGCCCAGGACCGGCAGTTGCTGCTGATGGACGAGCCGTTTGCAGCCCTTGATGCGATCACCCGCGATCTTCTGCACGACGAGCTTGAGCGGATCTGGAAGGAAACGGGCCGGACCATCGTGTTCGTCACCCATAACGTGCGCGAAGCTGTTCGACTGGGTCAGCGCGTGCTGCTGCTGTCCTCACGTCCCGGCCGTGTGGTGGCCGAATGGGATGTCACCGAGGAACACCGTACCGATGCTGGCCGTGCCGGGGAGCTGACCGGTGTCATTACCCGCCGTCTTCGCGAGGAGATCCGCCGCCATGCCAAGTAA
- a CDS encoding ABC transporter substrate-binding protein, translating into MSNTPESQKPDSGTTRIVAGETAPKPKRRRTVEIALAVGLVLLIGAGAAVASAVSQNNQAAPAPTTSPAAELKLGYFSNVTHGPALVGTSKGLIAKELGDTKLSTQVFNAGPAAIEALNAGAIDATYIGPNPAINSFVKSKGESISIIAGAASGGAQLVVKPEINSAADLKGKILSSPQLGGTQDVALRAWLGDQGFKTNTDGSGDVNINPTENAQSLKLFQDGKLDGAWLPEPWASRLVLEAGAKVLVDEKDLWENGDFTTTILIVNKKFAAEHPETVKALLKGHVESVNWLNSASAEEKATTINAVLKDTAGKPLPANVIERALQNIKFTTDPLAGTYNKLLEDGVKAGTTQQADINGIFDLRTLNEVEGKKTSAAGLGQD; encoded by the coding sequence ATGTCGAACACCCCCGAGTCACAGAAACCCGATTCCGGCACCACCCGCATCGTCGCCGGTGAGACCGCGCCCAAGCCCAAGCGCCGCCGCACTGTTGAGATCGCCCTGGCCGTCGGCCTGGTGCTGCTGATCGGTGCAGGCGCCGCTGTTGCTTCCGCTGTTTCGCAGAACAACCAGGCCGCGCCGGCTCCCACCACGTCCCCGGCTGCTGAGCTGAAGCTCGGCTACTTCAGCAACGTCACCCACGGCCCGGCGCTGGTAGGCACCAGCAAGGGCCTGATCGCCAAGGAGCTCGGCGATACCAAGCTCAGCACCCAGGTCTTCAACGCCGGCCCCGCCGCGATCGAAGCCTTGAACGCCGGCGCCATCGACGCCACGTACATCGGCCCGAACCCGGCCATCAACTCCTTCGTCAAGAGCAAGGGCGAGTCCATCAGCATCATCGCCGGCGCAGCATCGGGCGGCGCCCAGCTGGTGGTCAAGCCGGAGATCAACTCCGCGGCCGATCTCAAGGGCAAGATCCTCAGCTCCCCGCAGCTCGGTGGAACCCAGGACGTGGCCCTTCGCGCCTGGCTGGGCGATCAAGGTTTCAAGACCAACACTGATGGCAGCGGCGACGTCAACATCAACCCGACCGAAAACGCCCAGTCGCTGAAGCTCTTCCAGGACGGAAAGCTCGACGGCGCGTGGTTGCCTGAGCCGTGGGCCTCCCGCCTGGTGCTCGAAGCCGGGGCGAAGGTGCTGGTTGATGAGAAGGACCTGTGGGAAAACGGTGACTTCACCACCACCATCTTGATCGTGAACAAGAAGTTCGCCGCGGAACACCCGGAAACCGTGAAGGCTCTCCTGAAGGGTCACGTTGAATCCGTGAACTGGCTCAACTCGGCCTCGGCTGAGGAGAAGGCGACCACCATCAACGCGGTCCTGAAGGACACGGCAGGCAAGCCGCTTCCGGCCAACGTGATTGAACGCGCGCTCCAGAACATCAAGTTCACTACAGACCCCTTGGCCGGAACGTACAACAAGCTGCTGGAAGACGGTGTGAAAGCCGGGACAACCCAGCAGGCCGACATCAACGGCATCTTCGATCTCCGCACCTTGAACGAGGTTGAAGGCAAGAAGACCTCAGCCGCAGGTCTTGGCCAGGACTAA
- the mmuM gene encoding homocysteine S-methyltransferase yields the protein MPQNTTLSTLLNAGKDLVLDGALATELEAHGCDLEDALWSAKVLLEKPHLIKQVHRDYFDAGASVAITASYQATPQGFARRGLSVEESLELVALSVRLADEARQEALAEGSANGPLLVAGSVGPYGAYLADGSEYRGDYKLSAAEFRDFHRPRIAALVEAGADFLACETLPSFAEAEALLALVAEFDVESWFTFTLRDSGHISDGTPLADVAALLSAEPRVAAVGVNCVPLDLVTDALGTLQQSSDKPLVAYPNSGETYDAVTKTWGPSEGVQGTGTLAGNAAVWQDRGAHLIGGCCRTTPRDIEALAANMTPREPA from the coding sequence TCTCCTCAACGCCGGCAAGGACTTGGTCCTGGACGGTGCGTTAGCCACGGAATTGGAGGCCCACGGCTGCGACCTGGAAGACGCGTTGTGGTCTGCCAAGGTCCTGCTGGAGAAGCCGCATCTGATCAAGCAAGTCCACCGCGACTACTTCGACGCCGGTGCCTCCGTGGCCATCACGGCCAGCTATCAGGCCACTCCGCAGGGTTTTGCGCGGCGCGGGTTGTCCGTGGAGGAGTCATTGGAGTTGGTGGCGTTGAGCGTCCGGCTGGCCGACGAAGCCCGCCAGGAAGCCTTGGCGGAGGGTTCTGCGAACGGCCCTTTGCTGGTGGCCGGATCGGTGGGCCCCTACGGCGCCTACCTTGCCGACGGCTCCGAGTACCGCGGTGATTACAAGCTTTCTGCCGCGGAATTCCGGGACTTCCACCGCCCGCGTATCGCGGCGCTGGTGGAGGCCGGCGCGGATTTCCTGGCGTGCGAGACGCTGCCGTCTTTCGCCGAAGCGGAGGCGCTGTTGGCGCTCGTGGCAGAGTTCGACGTCGAATCCTGGTTTACGTTTACGCTGCGGGACAGCGGTCACATCAGTGACGGAACGCCCCTTGCGGACGTCGCGGCGTTGCTGAGCGCGGAACCGCGGGTGGCCGCCGTCGGAGTCAATTGTGTGCCGCTGGACCTGGTGACGGACGCGCTCGGCACTCTCCAGCAGTCCTCCGACAAGCCGCTGGTGGCTTACCCGAATTCCGGTGAAACGTACGATGCCGTGACCAAAACGTGGGGTCCGTCGGAGGGCGTTCAGGGCACCGGAACCTTGGCTGGAAACGCAGCCGTTTGGCAGGACCGGGGCGCCCATCTCATAGGTGGCTGCTGCCGCACAACTCCGCGCGACATTGAAGCCCTCGCGGCGAATATGACGCCACGTGAACCTGCGTGA